From the Pseudomonas monsensis genome, the window ATTCAGTTCTCCGGGCTGATCGTGCCGCGCTCTTCGCTGGAGGGGGCGGCGGCGGTGATGGGCATGCTGTTTCCGGCAGGACACTTTCTCGACATCGCGGTGGGCACGTTCACCAAGGCGCTGGACCTGCGGCAGCTGTGGCCGCAATGCCTGGCGCTGTTCGGGTTCTTTGTCGGGTTCACCGGGCTGAGCCTGATCATGCTGAAAAAGCAGGAGGCCTGATGCATAAGTTCGCGCACATCCTGCGCCTGGGACTTAAGGAACTGACCAGCCTGCGCCACGACAGCGTGTTGCTGCTGTTCCTGTTCTACGCCTTCACCGTGGCGATCTACATGCCCGCCGCCGGCTCGGTGATCGGCGTGCACAACGCCAGCGTGGCGATCGTCGACGAAGACCACAGTGCCCTCTCGCGCCAGTTGGCCCAGGCCCTGCAACCGCCGGAGTTCCAGACGCCGGTGCTGTTGCCCTATACGCAACTCGATCAGGTGATGGACAGCGGCCAGTACACCTTCGTGATCAACATTCCGGCAGGGTTTCAAACCGATCTGCTCGCGGCGCGGCAACCGGCCATTCAAGTCAACGTCGATGCCACCGCGATGAGCCAGGCGTTCATGGGCGCCGGCTACATCAGCCGGATCTTCCAGCGTGAATTGCAGACCTACGGCGGCCAGGGCGATGCCGTGAGCAAGACGCCGATTCAACTGACCACCCGCGCGCTGTTCAACACCAACCTGGAGGGCGGCTGGTTTCTGGCGGTGATTCAGATCGTCAACAACATCACCATTCTGGCGATCATCCTGACGGGCACGGCGCTGCTGCGCGAACGCGAGCACGGCACGCTCGACCATTTGCTGGTGCTACCGCTGACGGCGCTGGAAATCATGCTGGCGAAAATCTGGAGCAACCTGCTGGTGGTGGTGCTGTGCACCTGGCTGTCGCTGGAGGTGGTGGTCAAAGGCGCATTGGGCGTGCCGTTGTCCGGCTCGATGGGCCTGTTTTTGCTGGTGACGGCGGTTTATCTGTTTGCCAGTACCGCGTTGGGGATTTTTCTGGCGACCCTGGCGCGCTCGACGCCACAGTTCGGCCTGCTGGCGATTCCAGTAATCATCCCGATGTTGCTGCTGTCCGGCGGCAGCACGCCGCTGGACAGCATGCCGCAATGGCTGCAGTGGGTCATGCAGGGCTCGCCGTCCACGCATTTTGTCAGCCTCAGCGCCGCGATTCTGTTTCGCGACGCGGGGCTGAGCGTGGTCTGGCCGGACTTGCTGGCGCTGACGGCCATCGGCCTGCTGTTCTTCTTCATTGCCCTGGCACGCTTTCGCAAGAGCCTGGCGTCCTGAACAGCCGCCAGCGTGATTACTGAATGATCAGGTTGTTGAACAACAGGTCTTCAACCACCGGCTTGCCGGTTTCGTCGTTCATCACTTGCTGAGTCTGCTTCAGGGCTTCCTGACGCAGTTTTTCCTTGCCTTCGATGCTGCTCATCGCCTCGCTGGTCTGCTGGGTAAACAGCGCCACCAGTTGATTGCGGATCAGCGGCTCGTTGGCCTTGACCAGTTTGGTCGCTTCTTCACCGGTCACGCGCAATGCCACGTCGGCCTTGTAGACCTTCAGCTTCGGCGTGCCGTCCAGCCCGTAGTTGCCCACGAACGGCGGGCTCAGGGTGATGTAGTTGACCTTCGGCGCCTCGCCTTCTTTGGCTTCTTCGGCCAGCGCTGCCACAGGCAGAGACAGGGCCAGCAACAACATGATCCACGCTTTCACAATTCGCTCCTTATCCGGTTTGCGGCCTAGCATAACGACCCGCCGCGCAAGCACAAGCTTATGGCTGACTATCAGGGTCGGGCATGCTCGTTGACCCGTTGACTGACACACCTACACTTATCGGCCATCACTCCCAAAGGAATAGCCCTGATGAAAGCCGTGCTGTGCAAAGCCTTCGGCCCTGCCGAATCGCTGGTGCTGGAAGACGTCGCCAGTCCTGTCGCGAAGAAGAACGAAATTCTGCTGGAGGTGCACGCCGCCGGGGTCAACTTCCCGGACACGCTGATCATCGAGGGCAAGTACCAGTTCAAGCCGCCCTTCCCGTTCTCGCCGGGCGGTGAAGCGGCTGGCATGGTCAGCGCCGTGGGCGAAAAGGTCGGCCATTTGAAGGTCGGCGACCGGGTCATGGCTTTGACCGGTTGGGGCAGCTTTGCCGAACAGGTCGCGGTGCCGGGCTACAACGTCCTGCCGATCCCGCCGTCGATGGATTTCAACACCGCCGCCGCGTTCAGCATGACCTACGGCACCTCGATGCACGCCCTTAAACAACGGGCGAACCTGCAACCGGGCGAAACCCTGCTGGTGCTGGGTGCGTCTGGCGGTGTGGGGCTGGCGGCGGTGGAAATCGGCAAAGCCATGGGTGCCCGCGTCATCGCTGCCGCCAGCAGCGCGGAGAAACTCGCCGTGGCCAAGGCTGCCGGTGCCGATGAGCTGATCAATTACAGCGAAACCAGCCTCAAGGACGAAATCAAACGCCTCACTGATGGCCAGGGTGCCGACGTGATCTACGACCCGGTGGGCGGTGACCTGTTCGATCAAGCCATCCGCGCCATCGCCTGGAACGGCCGGCTGCTGGTGGTCGGCTTCGCCAGCGGACGCATCCCCGAGTTCCCGGTCAACCTCGCGCTGCTCAAGGGTGCGGCAGTGGTCGGCGTGTTCTGGGGCTCCTTCGCCCAGCGCCAGCCGCAGGATAACGCGGCGAACTTCCAGCAACTGTTCGGCTGGTTCGCCGAGGGCAAGCTGAAACCGCTGGTGTCGCAGGTGTATCCGCTGAGCAACGCGGCGCAGGCGATCAATGATCTGGGGCAGCGCAAGGCTGTGGGCAAGGTGGTGGTGCAGGTGCGCTGAAACCGTAGCGTGTCTCAGCCGCCGGGCGATGGTGCCGCGTCGCCCGGCAACAGCTGCTCCTGCACCTTCTCGCTACGGGACGGGATGAGCCGCCCGTTCTCATCGAAGCGCAGGACGATCAGCCAGTCGAACACATCATCCGGCCATTTTTCCTGGCCCATCAACGCTGTGGGGTCGCCACCAAAGGCCTTGAGCAGTTTGTTGATGTGGCCGTGATGCCAGGCGATCAACACCGTTTGCGCCTGATTGCTTTTGCGCAACAGTTTGACCAGTTGATGAAGATCGCCATTGACGTAGGGTTGCTCAATCACAAGGTTCAGACGCTGGGCCAGCGGGGTCAGGGTCAGACGCGAACGTGAACTCTCCGGGACGTCGCCGGCAGCGATCAGACGCTGGGGGGTGAGCGTCTGGCCGTCGAGTTTCAGCGGATTGAAATAGTCGACGTAGGCGGCCGCACGCTGTTCGCCTCGGGCATTGAGCGCCGACCCCTCAGCCGGTTTTTCCGCATGTCGAATGATCAGCACCGTGGCGTTGCGCAGACCGGAATGAGTCGGATGATCGGTGATGATCAATGTCAGTAATACAACGGCAAGACCCGCTGCCACCAAAAATCTCGGCATCAATCTGCGAACCTTCAGTGGCATTTCTTATCTCGGCTGATCAATCGGTTGAACTGGCCGCGAGTCTAAGCCACCCGATGTTCAGAAGTGGTGAAAACGCCCTGTTCTTACAGCTGAGCGACAGCTTCATAAAGGAAAGTGCGATTTCCAACATTTCCGCTGTTTTGCCAATGCGAACCGGTGCTATTTTCGGTAACGAAACTGTAACATTCGCATCCGCAGTCAAAACAAGAAATCTGGAGCTCTTGAATGTTTGCTTTCTTTCGTCCTGCCGCCCATCAGGCTCCATTGCCTGAAGAAAAAATAGACAGCACCTACCGACGCCTGCGCTGGCAGATCTTCGCCGGTATCTTCTTCGGTTACGCGGGTTACTACCTGCTGCGCAAAAACTTCTCCCTGGCCATGCCGTACCTGATCGACGAAGGCTACAGCCGTGGCGATCTGGGTCTGGCGATGTCGGCCATCGCCATTGCCTACGGCCTGTCCAAGTTCCTGATGGGCCTGGTCTCCGACCGTTCCAATCCGCGTTACTTCCTGCCGTTCGGCCTGCTGGTATCGGCCGGGGTGATGTTCATTTTCGGTTTCGCGCCATGGGCGACGTCCAGTGTGACCATGATGTTCATCCTGCTGTTCATCAACGGCTGGGCCCAGGGCATGGGCTGGCCACCGAGTGGACGCACAATGGTGCACTGGTGGTCGCAGAAGGAACGCGGCGGCGTGGTCTCGGTGTGGAACGTGGCGCATAACGTCGGCGGTGGCCTGATCGGTCCGCTGTTCCTGCTCGGCATGGGCCTGTTCAACGACTGGCACGCAGCGTTCTACGTGCCCGCAGCCGTGGCGCTGGGCGTGGCGGTGTTTGCCTTCATCACCATGCGCGACACCCCGCAATCGGTCGGCCTGCCGCCGATCGAGAAGTACAAGAACGATTACCCGGAAGGCTACGACGCCAGCCACGAAGACGAATTCAGCGCCAAGGAAATCTTCGTCAAATACGTGCTGCGCAACAAAATGCTCTGGTACATCGCACTGGCCAACGTCTTCGTCTACCTGCTGCGCTACGGCGTGCTGGACTGGGCGCCGACCTACCTCAAGGAAGCCAAGGGTTTCACCGTGGATAAAACCTCGTGGGCCTATTTCTTCTACGAGTGGGCGGGTATTCCGGGCACGCTGCTGTGTGGCTGGATGTCGGACAAGATCTTCCGTGGCAACCGTGGCCTGACCGGCATGGTGTTCATGGCGCTGGTGACCGTCGCAACGCTGGTGTACTGGCTGAACCCGGCCGGCAACCCGACCGTGGACATGATTGCGCTGTTCTCGATCGGCTTCCTGATCTACGGCCCGGTGATGCTGATCGGTCTGCAGGCGCTGGAACTGGCGCCGAAGAAAGCCGCCGGTACGGCAGCTGGCTTCACCGGTCTGTTCGGTTACTTGGGTGGTTCGGTCGCGGCGAGTGCGGCGATGGGCTACACCGTTGACCACTTCGGCTGGGACGGTGGTTTTGTGCTGCTGGTGGGCGCTTGCCTGTTGTCGATGGCCTTCCTGGCCCCGACGCTATGGCACAAGCAAGTCGCCAGTCAGAGCCGCGAAGCCGTCGCTTGATCGCTTTGTGATTTACAGCGCTTGAGCCGCGCCTCCAGATTCCGGTCTGGCATGGCGTGGCTGCGCAGGGCGTGGGCGGTCTGCTCGACATAATCGCGAGTGGTTCCGTAGCGCCCGCAAGCGCTTGCGAACACCTGACTCAGCACGTGATCCGGCAGGTTGCCGGCGTAGCTGGGCAGGTGTCGCTCCAGCACAAACCCCAACGCCTGAACCTGACTGCCATCTTCGAGCCGGCAGTTGAGCCAGTGCGGGCGATAGGACGGGAACGGCATCTCGCGTTTCCACAGCGCATAAAGCGCACTGTCGAGGTTCTCTTCCGGCAACCGATAGGCGAAGCCGCTGCACGAACCGCCGCGATCCAGACCGAACACCAGCCCGGGCATTTCCGGCGTACCGCGATGCTCATGCGACCACAGGTACAAACCGCGGTGGTAGCCATGGACTCGCCCGCGCACCCGCTCCACTGCCGTACATTCCGGACGCCAGATCAGCGACCCGTAAGCGAACAGCCACACCGGTCCGCCCTTGTGGCGCGCCATGGTCGATTGCATCGAGACGAGAAGTTGTTCGTGGGTCAGCTGCGGCCCAAGATCGAGCCGCGGAGGGTAAGCCAGATTCACAAAAGCAGATTCAATGGCTGTCATGACGGAAATGTTCGGCCCCGCAAGTATTACAAGATGTAAGCACAATTCGCTGGATAGAACATATAGCAGTAACTGTAAAACGAAAAGTGCTAAAGGATGTATGACTGGCTCAATAGCGTTAAATCGAGATTAGCGGTCCCGGTTAACGGCTTTTATATAGCCTAATACCATTGCAGGAATATCTTAAATACCCGAATGAAATATGCATAAGCCTTCCCTTGTTCAGGAACGGTTCAAGAAAACGCAGGAATTTTCCTACTAGAATGTCGGACTTTATGTCTTTCCAGTCGCTGAACGCCTACGTATAACGGCCTTCTTCTGGCGCAAGCCATCCCGTTTAACCGAGGCTGCAACATGAACGCACCCAGGCTTTTGGCCGCACTGTTATTGCTTCAGACCGGCCAGGCTCTGGCCACCAATGATTCACAAAAAGACGATGGCTTCTGGTACGCACAAACCAGTGTCTATACCCGCCATTACTCGCCCGACCCTGAACACAATAATCATCAGGACTTGATCGGCATCGAACGCAATCAGGCTTCCGGCTGGGTATTGGGCGGGGCAACTTTTCGCAACTCATTCAGCCAGCGCTCGAACTACGCCTATGTCGGCAAGCGCTATGACAGCCGGGAGTATCCGGTGTATCTGAAAGTCACCGGCGGCCTGTTGCAGGGTTATCGCGGTGATTACAAGGACAAGATCCCGTTGAACCGCTTCGGCGTGGCGCCGGTAATCATTCCGTCCGTCGGTACTCACTACGGCCCGCTGGCGGCCGAGCTGGTGTTTCTCGGCGCCAACGCGGCGATGGTGACGACCGGCGTACGTTTCTAGGGATTGGGCTCAACGCTCGTGCGGCTCAAGAGCGCGGCGCATAGGCAAACACGTCCGCGCGCATCTGGTGTGCATCCATCCCGGCTTCCACCAGCGCATCCAGCGTACCGTAAACCATTGCCGGCGAGCCGCTGGCGTAGACGTGCAGCGGCTTCAGATCCGCAAAGTCTTCACACACGGCCTGGTGCAACATCCCGCAGCGCCCTTCCCAACCGCACTGGTCGCTGACGACTTTGTGCAGGAACAGATTGGGCAGTTTCAGCCATTCGTCCCAATGCTCGATGGCGTAGAAATCTTCCGGACGGCGCACGCCCCAGTACAGATGCACCGGGTGTTTGAAGCCGTTGGCGCGGCAGTGTTCGATCAGGCTGTGAATCTGGCCCATGCCGGTACCGGCGGCGATCAGCACCAGCGGCCCGTCAGGCAATTCGGCGAGGTGGGTGTCGCCAAACGGCAGTTCGACGCGCACCAGCGGGTTGCGTTGCAACTGTTCGATCAGGCTCAGCGCACTGGCTTCACGCGCCAGCACGTGGATTTCCAGATCACGCCCGCCGTGCGGCGCCGAGGCCATGGAGAACGCCGACTTCTCGCCGCTCTCGCGCTCGATCATCAGGTACTGTCCGGCGTGATAGCGCGGCGGTTTACCGGCCGGCGCCCGCAGACGTACACGCCAGGTGTCACCGCCAACGTCCCGGCATTCGATGACCTGACACGACAGGCTGCGCACCGGCAGTTCTCCCAACGCCAGCACGCCATCCCACAACAGGATGCAGTCTTCCAGCGGCTCGGCTATGCAAGTGTAGAACTCGCCGTGGTCGTGCACCTTGCCGGCCTGTTCGACCCGGCCTTCGACCAGCAACGCCGCACACACGTGGCAGTTGCCATTGCGGCAGCTTTGCGGGCAGTCGTAGCCCAGGCGCCGCGCACCGTCGAGAATCCGCTCACCGGGCTGTATCTCAAGCACCGCTCCGGAGGGCTGCAGGGTTACACGCATCAATCTATTCCTAACTGATTCCAGATGGCATCGATCCGCTGGGTGACGGCGTCGTCCTTGACGATCACGCGGCCCCACTCGCGGGTGGTTTCGCCCGGCCACTTGTGGGTGGCATCCAGGCCCATTTTCGAGCCCAGGCCGGAGACCGGCGAGGCAAAGTCGAGGTAGTCGATCGGCGTGTTGTCGATCATCACCGTGTCGCGCTTGGGGTCCATGCGCGTGGTGATGGCCCAGATCACGTCGTTCCAGTCCCGGGCGTTGATATCGTCGTCAGTGACGATAACGAACTTGGTGTACATGAACTGTCGCAAAAACGACCAGACACCGAGCATCACGCGCTTGGCATGCCCCGGATACGACTTCTTCATCGTCACCACGGCCATGCGGTACGAGCAGCCTTCCGGCGGCAGGTAGAAGTCGGTGATCTCCGGGAACTGCTTCTGCAGGATCGGCACGAACACTTCGTTCAACGCCACGCCAAGGATCGCCGGCTCATCCGGCGGACGGCCGGTGTAGGTGCTGTGGTAGATCGGTTTGATCCGGTGGGTGATGCGCTCGACGGTGAACACCGGGAAGCTGTCGACTTCGTTGTAGTAGCCGGTGTGGTCGCCGTATGGGCCTTCGTCGGCCATTTCGCCCGGATGGATCACGCCTTCGAGGATGATCTCGGCGGTGGCCGGGACTTGCAGGTCGTTGCCGCGGCACTTGACCAGTTCGGTGCGGTTACCCCGCAGCAGGCCGGCAAAGGCGTATTCGGAAAGGCTGTCCGGCACTGGCGTTACGGCACCGAGGATGGTCGCCGGATCGGCACCGAGGGCCACGGACACCGGGAACGGCTGGCCCGGATGCTTCTCGCACCACTCACGGAAGTCCAGCGCGCCACCACGGTGGCTGAGCCAGCGCATGATCACCTTGTTGCGGCCGATCACTTGCTGACGGTAGATACCGAGGTTCTGGCGGTCCTTGTTCGGGCCTTTGGTGACGGTCAGGCCCCAGGTGATCAGCGGGCCGACGTCGCCGGGCCAGCAGGTCTGCACCGGCAGCATCGCCAGATCGACATCGTCGCCTTCGATGACCACTTCCTGGCACACCGCGTCTTTAACGACTTTCGGCGCCATCGAGATGATCTTGCGGAAGATCGGCAGTTTCGACCACGCGTCCTTCAAGCCCTTCGGCGGCTCCGGCTCCTTGAGGAAGGCCAGCAGCTTGCCGATTTCGCGCAGCTCGCTGACCGACTCGGCGCCCATGCCCATGGCGACCCGCTCGGGGGTGCCGAACAGGTTGCCGAGCACCGGAATGTCGTAGCCGGTGGGTTTCTCGAACAGCAGCGCCGGGCCCTTGGCCCGTAGCGTGCGGTCGCACACCTCGGTCATTTCCAGCACCGGCGAGACGGGAATCTGGATGCGTTTCAACTCTCCGCGCTGCTCAAGCTGCTGCACGAAATCCCGAAGATCCTTGAATTTCATTGACGATGGCACCCTCAAAATAGGCGTACATCCTACCTGCTCTGACGGGCAAACAGCAGCCCGTCAGCGCCCGGGATCGCTCAATTGTGGCTAGTACCCAGCAGCAATGGTGCAAACAGCGGGCTCAGTCTGGCACTGCCCACGTCCGAAAGATGGTCGGCATCCTTGTACTGCGAGTGGCCATCGACATCAATGGCGCAGAGGCCGTCCTTGCACATCAGCGAGGTCGGGTCGATAACATGCACGCCGGGGTCCGCCGCACTCATCGAGCCGAACAGCTCGGTGAAGAACCGCTGGCGCGCCAGATGCTCATTGAGCGGGCGACCGAGCCCTTGCGCCGAGCGCCCGATGCGCGCGAGGCTGGTCAGGCGGTCGATGTAGCTCTTGTGCTGCAGCGGCACTTCCTTGAACAGCCAGACTTGCACACCAGCCGCGCGCAGCTCAGCCACTTGCGCCTTGAGCCCGGCAGCCAGACGCTGTTCGGCTTGCGCCGGACTGTCCTTGCGCTCAAGCAGAAACTGTCTGTCGCCGTCGCCATCTTCGCGACCATAAATGTACAGGCTCCAGTTCGCCGCCAGTACGACATCCTTGATCCCTCGACTGAGCACCAGCGCCATGTTGCGTTTGTTGAAGTCCTGGCATTGAGGGCGCAGGCGGTCTTCGACAATCGGCGGGCAAGCCGTCAGGCTGTACAACCAGACCGGCTGCGCGTCGCGACCGAGAGTGCCGGCGATGGCCGGCAACAGTGCCGCCGTGTGACTGTCGCCCCAGAACATCTTGGTCGGAGCGACCTGTTCATCGCCGCCCAACCGACAGGCCTTGTCCAGCGTTTTGTCCGTGCTCAGCTGCATGCAATCCGCTTGCCCGGCCTTCCACTCCCGCGATTGCGCGTATTCCAGCGCCTTGCCGGTCAGACGCTGTGGCACACCGTCTGACGAGTTAATCACCGAGCCGGTAATCGCCAGCACGGTGATCGACAGCAAACCACCGACCAACATGGAATTCCGCTTGGCGAACACTCGTTTCTCACGAAAGGGCAGCTCGATATAACGCAGACTCAACCAGGCCAGGGCCAACGCCAGGGCCATCCAGCCAAGCGCCTCCAGCGGCTGGATGCCGTCGATGGAAATTGCATTGGCATACACATAAACCGGCCAGTGCCACAGATACAGGGAGTAGGACAGCAGGCCGACCCACACCAGAACGCGGACACTCAACAGACGGCTGGCCCACGTCGCACCTTGCGCGCCCGACCAGATCAACGCGGTAGTGCCCAATACCGGCAGCAATGCCGCCCAGCCCGGGAACACCGTGGACTTGTCAAAGGTGAATATCGCCAGCAGCACCGCCGCCAGTCCGGCCACGCCCACCGACTGGCGCAGCCACGGCCGTGCGACGTGTTTCGACGCGGGCAGCACCGCCAGCATTGCTCCGCAGAGCAGCTCCCAGGCGCGGGTCGGCAGCGCGAAGAAGGCGAATTCAGGCCGGCGTTCGATATAAATGAGGTTCAGGCCAAACGACACCAACAGGACCGCGAACAACATCCAGCGCCAATGACGGACATAACGCATCAGCAACACCATCATCAACGGGAAGAAGATGTAGTACTGCTCCTCCACCGCCAGCGACCAGGTATGCAGCAGCGGTTTGAGCTCCGACGCCGGCGCAAAGTAGCCGTCTTCACGCATGAACAGAATGTTGGAAATGAACAGCGACTGGTAACGAATCGTCCGCCCGAGTTCAGCCAGGTCTTTGGCTGTCAGCAACAGCCAGCCTAAAGCCAGCGTCACCACCACAACCACAGTCAACGCCGGCAGAATGCGCCGGGCACGACGGCCCCAGAAGTCGAGAAAACTGAAACGCTGTGCGCTGATTTCGCGGAACAGGATCGAGGTGATCAGGAAGCCGGAAATGACGAAGAACACATCAACGCCGACAAAACCGCCGCTGAATGTAGTGAATCCGAAATGAAACAGTACGACGGGAATAACCGCCAGTGCCCGTAATCCGTCGATATCACGGCGATTGCCAAACGTGTGCATGAAAAACCTTTCTCGTTCTGGATACAAAGTTCCTGGAAAGCGCGAAAGTTATCAGCCGCGTACATTTCAATCCATATACAAATAATCTGAGGCAAAAAAAAGCGCCCTTCCGGGCGCTTCTTTTTAAACAGCTGGGGTATTACTTGCGCTTCATCGACAAGAAGAACTCGTCGTTGGTCTTGGTCGTTTTCAGCTTGTCGACCAGGAACTCGATGGCAGCCACTTCGTCCATCGGGTGCAGCAGCTTGCGCAGGATCCACATACGCTGCAGTTCGTCGTCGGCGGTCAGCAACTCTTCGCGGCGGGTGCCGGAACGGTTGATGTTGATGGCCGGG encodes:
- the glpT gene encoding glycerol-3-phosphate transporter, whose translation is MFAFFRPAAHQAPLPEEKIDSTYRRLRWQIFAGIFFGYAGYYLLRKNFSLAMPYLIDEGYSRGDLGLAMSAIAIAYGLSKFLMGLVSDRSNPRYFLPFGLLVSAGVMFIFGFAPWATSSVTMMFILLFINGWAQGMGWPPSGRTMVHWWSQKERGGVVSVWNVAHNVGGGLIGPLFLLGMGLFNDWHAAFYVPAAVALGVAVFAFITMRDTPQSVGLPPIEKYKNDYPEGYDASHEDEFSAKEIFVKYVLRNKMLWYIALANVFVYLLRYGVLDWAPTYLKEAKGFTVDKTSWAYFFYEWAGIPGTLLCGWMSDKIFRGNRGLTGMVFMALVTVATLVYWLNPAGNPTVDMIALFSIGFLIYGPVMLIGLQALELAPKKAAGTAAGFTGLFGYLGGSVAASAAMGYTVDHFGWDGGFVLLVGACLLSMAFLAPTLWHKQVASQSREAVA
- a CDS encoding CDP-6-deoxy-delta-3,4-glucoseen reductase; this translates as MRVTLQPSGAVLEIQPGERILDGARRLGYDCPQSCRNGNCHVCAALLVEGRVEQAGKVHDHGEFYTCIAEPLEDCILLWDGVLALGELPVRSLSCQVIECRDVGGDTWRVRLRAPAGKPPRYHAGQYLMIERESGEKSAFSMASAPHGGRDLEIHVLAREASALSLIEQLQRNPLVRVELPFGDTHLAELPDGPLVLIAAGTGMGQIHSLIEHCRANGFKHPVHLYWGVRRPEDFYAIEHWDEWLKLPNLFLHKVVSDQCGWEGRCGMLHQAVCEDFADLKPLHVYASGSPAMVYGTLDALVEAGMDAHQMRADVFAYAPRS
- a CDS encoding flagellar basal body-associated protein FliL, giving the protein MKAWIMLLLALSLPVAALAEEAKEGEAPKVNYITLSPPFVGNYGLDGTPKLKVYKADVALRVTGEEATKLVKANEPLIRNQLVALFTQQTSEAMSSIEGKEKLRQEALKQTQQVMNDETGKPVVEDLLFNNLIIQ
- a CDS encoding acyltransferase family protein, which produces MHTFGNRRDIDGLRALAVIPVVLFHFGFTTFSGGFVGVDVFFVISGFLITSILFREISAQRFSFLDFWGRRARRILPALTVVVVVTLALGWLLLTAKDLAELGRTIRYQSLFISNILFMREDGYFAPASELKPLLHTWSLAVEEQYYIFFPLMMVLLMRYVRHWRWMLFAVLLVSFGLNLIYIERRPEFAFFALPTRAWELLCGAMLAVLPASKHVARPWLRQSVGVAGLAAVLLAIFTFDKSTVFPGWAALLPVLGTTALIWSGAQGATWASRLLSVRVLVWVGLLSYSLYLWHWPVYVYANAISIDGIQPLEALGWMALALALAWLSLRYIELPFREKRVFAKRNSMLVGGLLSITVLAITGSVINSSDGVPQRLTGKALEYAQSREWKAGQADCMQLSTDKTLDKACRLGGDEQVAPTKMFWGDSHTAALLPAIAGTLGRDAQPVWLYSLTACPPIVEDRLRPQCQDFNKRNMALVLSRGIKDVVLAANWSLYIYGREDGDGDRQFLLERKDSPAQAEQRLAAGLKAQVAELRAAGVQVWLFKEVPLQHKSYIDRLTSLARIGRSAQGLGRPLNEHLARQRFFTELFGSMSAADPGVHVIDPTSLMCKDGLCAIDVDGHSQYKDADHLSDVGSARLSPLFAPLLLGTSHN
- a CDS encoding NADPH:quinone oxidoreductase family protein, translating into MKAVLCKAFGPAESLVLEDVASPVAKKNEILLEVHAAGVNFPDTLIIEGKYQFKPPFPFSPGGEAAGMVSAVGEKVGHLKVGDRVMALTGWGSFAEQVAVPGYNVLPIPPSMDFNTAAAFSMTYGTSMHALKQRANLQPGETLLVLGASGGVGLAAVEIGKAMGARVIAAASSAEKLAVAKAAGADELINYSETSLKDEIKRLTDGQGADVIYDPVGGDLFDQAIRAIAWNGRLLVVGFASGRIPEFPVNLALLKGAAVVGVFWGSFAQRQPQDNAANFQQLFGWFAEGKLKPLVSQVYPLSNAAQAINDLGQRKAVGKVVVQVR
- a CDS encoding gamma-glutamylcyclotransferase encodes the protein MTAIESAFVNLAYPPRLDLGPQLTHEQLLVSMQSTMARHKGGPVWLFAYGSLIWRPECTAVERVRGRVHGYHRGLYLWSHEHRGTPEMPGLVFGLDRGGSCSGFAYRLPEENLDSALYALWKREMPFPSYRPHWLNCRLEDGSQVQALGFVLERHLPSYAGNLPDHVLSQVFASACGRYGTTRDYVEQTAHALRSHAMPDRNLEARLKRCKSQSDQATASRL
- a CDS encoding sn-glycerol-3-phosphate transporter translates to MNAPRLLAALLLLQTGQALATNDSQKDDGFWYAQTSVYTRHYSPDPEHNNHQDLIGIERNQASGWVLGGATFRNSFSQRSNYAYVGKRYDSREYPVYLKVTGGLLQGYRGDYKDKIPLNRFGVAPVIIPSVGTHYGPLAAELVFLGANAAMVTTGVRF
- a CDS encoding flagellar basal body-associated protein FliL — protein: MPLKVRRLMPRFLVAAGLAVVLLTLIITDHPTHSGLRNATVLIIRHAEKPAEGSALNARGEQRAAAYVDYFNPLKLDGQTLTPQRLIAAGDVPESSRSRLTLTPLAQRLNLVIEQPYVNGDLHQLVKLLRKSNQAQTVLIAWHHGHINKLLKAFGGDPTALMGQEKWPDDVFDWLIVLRFDENGRLIPSRSEKVQEQLLPGDAAPSPGG
- a CDS encoding ABC transporter permease; its protein translation is MHKFAHILRLGLKELTSLRHDSVLLLFLFYAFTVAIYMPAAGSVIGVHNASVAIVDEDHSALSRQLAQALQPPEFQTPVLLPYTQLDQVMDSGQYTFVINIPAGFQTDLLAARQPAIQVNVDATAMSQAFMGAGYISRIFQRELQTYGGQGDAVSKTPIQLTTRALFNTNLEGGWFLAVIQIVNNITILAIILTGTALLREREHGTLDHLLVLPLTALEIMLAKIWSNLLVVVLCTWLSLEVVVKGALGVPLSGSMGLFLLVTAVYLFASTALGIFLATLARSTPQFGLLAIPVIIPMLLLSGGSTPLDSMPQWLQWVMQGSPSTHFVSLSAAILFRDAGLSVVWPDLLALTAIGLLFFFIALARFRKSLAS
- the ubiD gene encoding 4-hydroxy-3-polyprenylbenzoate decarboxylase, which translates into the protein MKFKDLRDFVQQLEQRGELKRIQIPVSPVLEMTEVCDRTLRAKGPALLFEKPTGYDIPVLGNLFGTPERVAMGMGAESVSELREIGKLLAFLKEPEPPKGLKDAWSKLPIFRKIISMAPKVVKDAVCQEVVIEGDDVDLAMLPVQTCWPGDVGPLITWGLTVTKGPNKDRQNLGIYRQQVIGRNKVIMRWLSHRGGALDFREWCEKHPGQPFPVSVALGADPATILGAVTPVPDSLSEYAFAGLLRGNRTELVKCRGNDLQVPATAEIILEGVIHPGEMADEGPYGDHTGYYNEVDSFPVFTVERITHRIKPIYHSTYTGRPPDEPAILGVALNEVFVPILQKQFPEITDFYLPPEGCSYRMAVVTMKKSYPGHAKRVMLGVWSFLRQFMYTKFVIVTDDDINARDWNDVIWAITTRMDPKRDTVMIDNTPIDYLDFASPVSGLGSKMGLDATHKWPGETTREWGRVIVKDDAVTQRIDAIWNQLGID